From Desulfosalsimonas propionicica, the proteins below share one genomic window:
- a CDS encoding glycosyltransferase family 2 protein: protein MQNPLVSVIIPVYNRQDFIADAVDSVLAQKYAPFELIVVDDGSTDDTARILSAYKERICVIHQENAGVSAARNRGVRAAAAEWIAFLDSDDYWLSGKLTRQMAWFAANPQMRICQTEEYWIRKKKRVNPGRRHQKQQGHIFKPCLWLCLISPSAVMLHRSLFEQHGGFNEALPACEDYDLWLKITCTEPVGLISTPLIVKQGGHADQLSARPGLDRYRIAAICHVMASGRLSPGQYRAAAAALAEKCRIYAQGCEKRGKRKQAAWYRNLIQDPSAGVSS, encoded by the coding sequence ATGCAAAACCCCCTTGTTTCAGTGATCATACCGGTTTACAACCGACAGGACTTTATCGCCGATGCCGTGGACTCGGTGCTGGCACAAAAGTATGCGCCCTTTGAGCTCATTGTGGTTGATGACGGCTCAACTGATGACACGGCCCGGATTCTTTCGGCCTATAAAGAGCGCATTTGTGTCATCCACCAGGAAAACGCCGGGGTGAGTGCCGCGCGAAACCGGGGTGTGCGGGCGGCCGCAGCCGAATGGATCGCGTTTCTGGACTCGGATGACTACTGGCTTTCCGGAAAACTGACCCGGCAGATGGCCTGGTTTGCCGCAAACCCGCAGATGCGCATCTGTCAGACAGAAGAATACTGGATCCGCAAAAAAAAACGCGTGAACCCGGGCCGGCGTCATCAAAAGCAGCAAGGCCATATTTTCAAGCCATGCCTTTGGCTCTGCCTGATCAGCCCCTCTGCGGTCATGCTGCACCGATCCCTGTTTGAGCAGCACGGGGGATTTAACGAGGCCCTGCCCGCATGCGAGGACTATGATCTGTGGCTCAAAATCACCTGCACCGAACCCGTGGGTCTGATTTCCACGCCCTTGATCGTCAAGCAGGGCGGCCACGCCGATCAACTGTCGGCCCGGCCCGGGCTGGACCGCTACCGGATTGCCGCCATCTGCCATGTCATGGCCTCAGGCCGGCTCAGCCCCGGGCAGTACCGGGCCGCGGCAGCCGCGCTTGCCGAAAAATGCCGGATTTATGCCCAGGGATGCGAAAAACGGGGAAAACGCAAACAAGCCGCCTGGTACCGGAACCTGATCCAGGACCCGTCTGCGGGGGTCAGTTCCTAG